One genomic region from Pongo abelii isolate AG06213 chromosome 4, NHGRI_mPonAbe1-v2.0_pri, whole genome shotgun sequence encodes:
- the LOC100435864 gene encoding cAMP-regulated phosphoprotein 19-like codes for MSAEVLEAASAEEQKEKEDKVTSPDKAEEAKLKARYPHLGQKPGGSDFLRKRLQKGQKYFDSGDYNMAKVKMKSKQLPTAAPDKTEVTGDHIPTPQDLPQRKPSLVASKLAG; via the coding sequence ATGTCTGCAGAAGTCCTGGAGGCAGCCTCTGCGGAGgagcagaaggaaaaggaagataaaGTGACTAGTCCAGATAAAGCTGAAGaagcaaaattaaaagcaagataTCCTCATCTGGGACAAAAGCCTGGAGGTTCAGATTTCTTAAGGAAGCGATTGCAGAAAGggcaaaaatattttgattctgGGGATTACAACATGGCTAAAGTAAAAATGAAGAGCAAGCAACTTCCTACTGCAGCTCCGGATAAGACAGAGGTCACGGGTGACCACATTCCTACTCCACAGGACCTTCCTCAACGGAAACCATCCCTTGTTGCTAGCAAGCTGGCTGGCTGA